The Blautia luti nucleotide sequence TTTCCATATAATATAGAAACAGTGGGTATATGTTATATCTTTTATACTTTCGTCTGATCACCAGCAGGATGTTTTTACATCTCAGCCACATTCAGGGCTTGTACTGGTTTCGACGGGGGCTTTGAAGTTGAGGAAGCCATCCGCAGACTCCTGGACTGCGTACCAACCGGGAACCTAAATATAAACGCAGACGAACAGTACGCGTTAGCAGCCTAATTGCTGCTCGTCAGCCTTGATGCACTCACACTTCAAGGGTCTGGCGTCGACCATGTGAGAAACCTTGCCGGATAAGCTTTGCTCCGGTAGATGTATCATGAAGCTACTGAATCTGTAAGCCTGTCGGTGGGCGTACAGCTGAGGGAATGTTAAAACAGCGACTGTGATGGGAGATGCCTCAATGAATAGGCTTTCGGACGCGGGTTCAATTCCCGCCAGGTCCACTATTCAACAAACTGGCCAACTTACAGGAAATGCCGGAAACCCTTGAATTTACTGGGGTTCCGGCATTTTTTTTTCAGATCGCGATCAGGTCTTTCCAGGTTGCGGGTCCGCATACGCCGTCTACGGCAAGAACCTCTTTTCTGGATTCCTGATAGGTTTTGAGGGCGTAGATGGTGTTGGCATCTGCGGTCCAGGTGAGTTTCAGGGCTTTTCCGTTCTTGCCTTTGAAGCCTCTGGCTCTTAAGATCTCCTGGAGTAATAATACAGATGTGTTTTTGTCTCCTGATTTTATGGTTTCTGTTTTCCTGGCCGAATGCTTTCATAAAACACCAGGAAACAAATGCTCCGCACCACGGCTGTCCCTGATAAGACGTCTTTACGTCCCGCCAGTATTTTGTATAATTGTTTGATCCAGCATTTCCGGTTTTGCTGTCCAGATCCCGGGCTGATTTCTTTTCCAGATAGCCGATTTCCTTTTCTGCGATTTTCAAAACTGCATCAATGGCTTCACTTTTTGTTATAGATCTTTTTTCTCTGACAGATCTTTCACTTCACTGTAATCTTTATAAAATACATTTCTATCTACAGTTCCATTGATACCAGGGATTTTTGCCCTGGAACTGTACTGCCATCTTATAAATTTTCTCTGTCCCCAGGCTTCTCTGATTGTTCCATTCCAGATCCAACCACACAGGAAACAAAAGTTTTCGCCCTTTCAAAACAGAAATTACTTTTCTGGCTTCATTCTGCATTTCTGTGATGTT carries:
- a CDS encoding peptidoglycan-binding protein → MKSGDKNTSVLLLQEILRARGFKGKNGKALKLTWTADANTIYALKTYQESRKEVLAVDGVCGPATWKDLIAI
- a CDS encoding GH25 family lysozyme, whose product is MDFAIFRIAEAENVIDRYFERNYTECQKYNISTGVYKYSYAMNITEMQNEARKVISVLKGRKLLFPVWLDLEWNNQRSLGTEKIYKMAVQFQGKNPWYQWNCR